From a region of the Acidobacteriota bacterium genome:
- a CDS encoding DNA-directed RNA polymerase subunit alpha: MMTRAFQKPKRLICDLDTLSPTYGHFYAQPFERGFGTTIGNALRRVLLSSIEGAAITAVKIDGVLHEFTPIPNVKEDATNIIMNLKQVPLRIHVDHVKTITLESDEAGTVTSANIVSDPDVEILDPSVHIATIGEGGRLKIEMRVKKGRGYIQADENFEEELPLGYIPLDSVHSPIRRVNYSVEAARLGQTTDYDKLVLDVWTNGCIRPQDAIAHAAKIVKDHMAIFINFEEKPEEEEEQDDGKQGEMMENLKRSVEELELSVRSYNCLKNADIKTIGELVQKTEAEMLKTKNFGRKSLNEIKEILSGMNLSFGMKFDLEGKPVPVPRAE; this comes from the coding sequence ATTATGACTAGAGCTTTTCAGAAGCCCAAGAGGCTGATCTGCGATCTTGACACCCTGAGTCCGACCTACGGCCATTTCTACGCCCAGCCCTTCGAAAGAGGATTCGGCACGACGATCGGGAATGCGCTGCGCAGGGTGCTGCTCTCCTCCATCGAGGGCGCGGCGATCACGGCCGTCAAGATCGACGGAGTGCTTCACGAGTTCACGCCGATCCCCAACGTCAAGGAGGACGCGACCAACATCATCATGAACCTGAAGCAGGTCCCGCTCAGGATCCACGTCGACCACGTGAAGACCATCACGCTGGAGTCGGACGAGGCGGGGACGGTCACCTCGGCCAACATCGTCTCCGACCCGGACGTGGAGATCCTCGACCCCAGCGTCCATATCGCCACCATCGGCGAAGGGGGCCGGCTCAAGATAGAAATGCGGGTCAAGAAGGGGCGGGGGTACATCCAGGCGGACGAGAATTTCGAGGAAGAGCTGCCCCTGGGCTACATCCCCCTCGACAGCGTTCACTCGCCGATCCGGAGGGTCAATTATTCGGTCGAGGCCGCCCGGCTGGGGCAGACGACCGATTACGACAAGCTCGTGCTGGACGTCTGGACCAACGGGTGCATCCGGCCCCAGGACGCCATCGCCCATGCCGCGAAAATTGTCAAGGATCACATGGCCATCTTCATCAACTTCGAGGAGAAGCCCGAGGAGGAGGAAGAGCAGGATGACGGCAAACAGGGCGAGATGATGGAGAACCTGAAGCGCTCGGTCGAGGAGCTGGAGCTGTCGGTCCGTTCCTACAACTGCCTGAAGAACGCCGATATCAAGACGATCGGCGAACTGGTCCAGAAGACCGAGGCTGAGATGCTGAAGACGAAGAACTTCGGGCGCAAGTCCCTGAACGAGATCAAGGAAATCCTTTCCGGAATGAACCTGTCGTTCGGGATGAAATTTGATTTGGAAGGCAAGCCGGTTCCTGTTCCCAGGGCGGAATAA
- the rplQ gene encoding 50S ribosomal protein L17: MRHRVGGKKLGRKTAHRVMMFRNMVTSLLDKECMVTTLDRAKAVRPIAEKMITLGRHGSLHDRRQAVAYVKDPAVVSKLFATLGPRFAERPGGYTRIIRLGFRDGDGAQKARIELVGSEFKAAGKEEGKKGKKSPKKAAAEGEKKD; this comes from the coding sequence ATGAGACATCGAGTGGGTGGGAAAAAACTGGGACGGAAGACCGCGCATCGCGTGATGATGTTCCGCAACATGGTCACGTCGCTCCTGGACAAGGAGTGCATGGTGACCACCCTGGATCGGGCCAAGGCGGTGCGCCCTATCGCGGAGAAGATGATCACCCTGGGAAGGCACGGCTCGCTGCACGACCGCAGGCAGGCGGTCGCCTACGTCAAGGACCCGGCGGTGGTGTCGAAGCTGTTCGCGACCCTGGGGCCGCGGTTCGCGGAGAGGCCGGGGGGGTACACCCGCATCATCCGCCTGGGCTTCCGGGACGGGGACGGGGCCCAGAAGGCGAGGATCGAACTGGTGGGGAGCGAATTCAAGGCCGCCGGCAAGGAAGAGGGGAAGAAGGGGAAGAAGAGCCCCAAAAAGGCCGCCGCCGAAGGCGAGAAGAAGGATTAA